A genomic segment from Geitlerinema sp. PCC 7407 encodes:
- a CDS encoding tetratricopeptide repeat protein: MATISDAIALALQHHQAGRFDQAEPIYRQILAQQPQNLDALQLLGVLAYQTGRGQEAIALYRQALALKPNYAEVHSNLGVALKEAGDLEGAIAHCQRAVALKPDYAGSYNNLGNALQAQGRIPEAIAAYRRAVELQPGFWEALGNLGNNLRQQGQWSEAMACYQQALQAQPTALDPWLNLGAAWREGGNWAESIRCYERAIALHPQAAEAHSGLGITYKEAGQLEGAIACYERAIALQPSFAEAHNNLGNAFQIQGRLQEAIACYQQALTHQPRYVQAHSNLGVVLQEAGQVAAAIAQYRQALALDPESVDTHNNLSLALLLTGQLREGFAEYEWRWRSSQYVPLREFPQPLWDGSPLAGRTLLLHAEQGFGDTLQFIRFAIPLAQQGRVVVECQGPVRRLLERMPAIAQVVTRGEALPDFEVHAPLLSLPYLLGTTLETIPQAVPYLQAPEPPLPDWAESLVARPDYKIGLVWAGSPTHRSDRTRSAELAFFEPLLSLPGITWVSLQKGDRAQDLQTLGWSDRLLDLGPQFQDFGDTATAIAHLDLVITVDTSVAHLAGALGKPVWVLLSYNPDWRWLLERSDSPWYPTARLFRPAAPRDWPSVFAQVRSALEALTAPKVLPAAVAQTFSLAFRAYQAGQWGEAEAQCRRVTEQCPDHGPAWLLWGVVAYQTQQYEQAIALNQRVIALNPAVPEAHSNLGAVFLTQGRLEEAVACYQRAIALNPQYADAYNNLGVALRRQKKLPEAIAAHQRSLELNPRSAEAQNNLGAALQEQGQWAEALPYHAQAIALNPQYADAYSDWGNAQRELGHLPEAIQRYEQAIALQPSHADAHLGLATSLLTAGDYRRGFAEYEWRWQLLPQGPAFQQPAWAGEPLQNRRILLLAEQGLGDTIQFVRFAAEVAARGGQVILVCQPPLKALLTGVAGVETVVAQGEALPPFDTYLPLLSLPYRLGTTLDALSPAPYLQPPGDRPHIAAQIETPMNAPSDYKIGLVWAGNPHHRHDRYRSCPPDLLVQALARPGVALFSLQKGPGAAALPEGVIDLGPHLADMADTAAAIAHLDLVITVDTSVAHLAGALGKPVWILLAHNPDWRWLRDRDDSPWYASARLFRQPAFGDWPGAVQRVRGALDEALAKRQAPQVLAGTVEELGAIAWQYWQRGDFGLAERVCRQVLAQRPDEPRILELLGTLRCQQGDVVEGESHLRRAIALQPDFAAAHGNLANALKEQGRLEEAIAHYAQAVSLKPDYAEAYGNWGLALQALQRLDEAIAVGQRAVELQPQFAEGWVSLGVAYQAQQDYSQAIAHYERALALDPQHLRARYNLGVIAQDHGDLATAIAHYRHTVALQPSFAEGQFAIAFALLLQGDLVAGFRAYEWRWKLAGWPPREFAQPEWDGSPLSGKTILLHAEQGLGDTIQFVRFARQVKARGGRVLLECPPSLKRLLTGVAGLDAVLSEGDRWPDFDLHAPLLSLPRMLGTRLETIPAEVPYLQAAPEDGPRLSGSGYRVGIVWGGSDIHRRNRQRSCPLREFQALFELAGTTWYSLQKGPQTQDLQVLGDARIENVGDRCQDMADTAAAIAQLDLVITVDTSVAHLAGALGKPVWILLSYAADWRWLLERTDCPWYPTARLFRQPSPGDWASVFRQVHQALSDQIPSGQPAAQPAATAGTMALALHQYRTGQLDQAAQICHQICDQAPSSEALHLLGLIAQQQNRLPEALQFYQQGLTLEPDNPRLHNNFGNVLRELGQMPAAVQHYQRAIALDPRYGEAYCNLGSVLHAQEQFAAAVTQYRQALQHKPSLLEAHYNLGAALQKLNQFDAALECYQRAIALQPDAPQPYQNLGTALQELGRYEEAIAAYQQAIALDPALADAFYNLGNGQMEQGKLQEAIAAFDRALILRPDYADAHFGKALALFLGGDLAAGFAEYEWRWQRWVEEGQPPTAFAQPRWDGQDLQGKTILLHSEQGFGDAIQFIRYAPLVKALGGRVIAGCKPPLRRLFATVPGVDQVLTEGDRVPSFDLYCPLLSLPRVLGTTLATIPAQVPYVAAPPPPVELPISGAYRVGIVWAGSPTHRKDRSRSCPLEEFLPLFELPGTEWYSLQKGDRAADLAGFRHQVTDLGQYCQDFADTAALIAQLDLVISVDTSVAHLAGALGKPVWVLLATNPDWRWLLERADSPWYPTARLFRQRRWGAWRPVFAQVAQALGSQLAGGATSGSRASRPNSR; encoded by the coding sequence ATGGCCACGATTTCTGACGCGATCGCCCTTGCGCTCCAGCACCACCAAGCCGGCCGCTTTGACCAGGCTGAGCCGATTTATCGGCAGATTCTGGCCCAGCAGCCCCAAAATCTCGATGCGCTGCAGTTGCTGGGGGTGCTGGCCTACCAGACCGGGCGCGGCCAGGAGGCGATCGCCCTCTATCGGCAGGCCCTGGCCCTGAAGCCAAACTATGCCGAGGTCCACAGCAATCTGGGGGTGGCTCTGAAGGAGGCCGGGGACCTGGAGGGCGCGATCGCCCACTGTCAGCGGGCGGTGGCCCTGAAGCCCGACTACGCGGGCTCCTACAACAATCTGGGCAACGCGCTCCAGGCCCAGGGCCGCATTCCGGAGGCGATCGCGGCCTACCGGCGGGCGGTGGAGCTCCAGCCTGGGTTTTGGGAGGCCCTGGGCAATCTGGGCAATAACTTGCGCCAGCAGGGGCAGTGGTCCGAGGCGATGGCCTGCTACCAGCAGGCGCTCCAGGCGCAGCCGACGGCCCTCGATCCCTGGCTGAATCTGGGCGCGGCGTGGCGAGAAGGGGGAAATTGGGCCGAATCCATCCGGTGCTATGAGCGGGCGATCGCCCTTCATCCCCAAGCGGCCGAGGCCCACAGCGGCTTGGGAATCACCTACAAAGAGGCCGGTCAGCTCGAAGGGGCGATCGCGTGCTACGAGCGGGCGATCGCCCTCCAGCCCAGTTTTGCCGAGGCCCACAACAACCTGGGCAATGCTTTTCAGATTCAGGGGCGTCTCCAGGAGGCGATCGCCTGCTACCAGCAGGCCCTGACCCACCAGCCGCGCTACGTCCAGGCCCACAGCAACCTGGGCGTGGTCCTGCAAGAGGCGGGCCAAGTGGCAGCGGCGATCGCCCAGTATCGTCAGGCTCTGGCCCTCGACCCGGAGAGCGTGGACACCCACAACAATCTCAGTCTGGCCCTGCTGCTGACCGGCCAGCTCCGGGAGGGGTTTGCAGAGTACGAGTGGCGCTGGCGATCGAGTCAGTACGTGCCGCTCCGGGAGTTTCCCCAGCCCCTCTGGGACGGCTCCCCCCTGGCCGGACGCACCCTGCTGCTCCACGCCGAGCAGGGCTTCGGCGATACGCTCCAGTTCATTCGCTTTGCCATTCCCCTGGCCCAGCAGGGCCGGGTGGTGGTGGAGTGCCAGGGGCCCGTGCGGCGGCTGCTGGAGCGAATGCCCGCGATCGCCCAGGTGGTGACGCGGGGCGAAGCGCTGCCGGACTTTGAAGTTCATGCGCCGCTGCTGAGCCTGCCCTACCTGCTGGGCACCACCCTGGAGACGATTCCCCAGGCGGTGCCCTATCTCCAGGCTCCCGAGCCGCCGCTGCCCGACTGGGCCGAGTCTCTGGTCGCGCGCCCCGACTACAAAATCGGCCTGGTTTGGGCTGGCAGTCCCACCCACCGCAGCGATCGCACCCGATCGGCGGAGCTGGCGTTTTTTGAGCCGCTGCTGAGCCTGCCAGGGATCACCTGGGTGAGTTTGCAAAAGGGCGATCGCGCCCAGGACCTCCAGACCCTGGGCTGGAGCGATCGCCTGCTCGATCTGGGGCCGCAGTTTCAGGACTTTGGCGATACGGCGACGGCGATCGCTCACCTGGACCTGGTGATCACCGTGGACACGTCGGTGGCCCACCTGGCCGGCGCCCTGGGGAAGCCCGTGTGGGTGCTGCTGTCCTACAACCCCGACTGGCGCTGGCTCCTGGAGCGCTCCGACAGCCCCTGGTACCCGACGGCCCGGCTGTTTCGGCCCGCGGCCCCGCGCGACTGGCCCAGCGTCTTTGCCCAGGTGCGATCGGCCCTGGAGGCCCTCACCGCGCCCAAAGTCCTGCCAGCCGCCGTGGCCCAGACCTTTTCCCTCGCCTTTCGGGCCTATCAGGCGGGGCAGTGGGGCGAGGCCGAGGCCCAGTGCCGCCGCGTCACCGAGCAGTGCCCCGACCATGGGCCTGCCTGGCTGCTGTGGGGCGTGGTCGCCTACCAAACGCAGCAGTACGAGCAGGCGATCGCCCTCAATCAGCGCGTGATCGCCCTTAACCCTGCTGTCCCCGAGGCCCACAGCAACCTGGGGGCGGTGTTCTTGACCCAGGGCCGCCTAGAAGAAGCGGTGGCCTGCTACCAGCGGGCGATCGCCCTCAACCCCCAGTACGCCGACGCCTACAACAATCTCGGGGTGGCCCTGCGCCGCCAGAAAAAGCTGCCCGAGGCGATCGCCGCCCACCAGCGCTCTCTTGAACTTAATCCTCGCTCCGCCGAGGCCCAGAACAACCTCGGCGCGGCCCTCCAGGAGCAGGGCCAGTGGGCCGAGGCCCTGCCCTATCACGCCCAGGCGATCGCCCTCAATCCCCAGTACGCCGACGCCTACAGCGACTGGGGCAACGCTCAGCGAGAGCTGGGCCACCTACCCGAGGCAATCCAGCGCTACGAACAGGCGATCGCCCTCCAGCCCAGCCACGCCGACGCCCATCTGGGGCTAGCCACCAGTCTGCTGACGGCCGGGGACTATCGGCGGGGCTTTGCGGAGTACGAGTGGCGCTGGCAGCTGCTGCCCCAGGGTCCCGCGTTCCAGCAGCCTGCCTGGGCGGGCGAGCCGCTCCAGAATCGGCGCATTTTGCTGCTGGCCGAGCAGGGGCTGGGAGACACGATCCAGTTTGTTCGGTTTGCAGCCGAGGTGGCGGCCCGGGGCGGCCAGGTGATCTTGGTCTGCCAGCCCCCGCTGAAGGCGCTGCTCACCGGCGTCGCCGGGGTAGAAACCGTGGTGGCCCAGGGAGAGGCGCTGCCCCCGTTTGACACCTATTTACCCTTGCTGAGTCTGCCCTACCGCCTGGGCACGACCCTCGACGCCCTGTCCCCCGCGCCCTACCTCCAGCCCCCCGGCGATCGCCCCCACATTGCGGCCCAGATCGAGACCCCCATGAACGCCCCCAGCGACTACAAAATCGGCCTTGTCTGGGCGGGCAATCCCCACCATCGCCACGATCGCTACCGCTCCTGTCCGCCAGATCTGCTAGTGCAGGCCCTGGCTCGGCCCGGGGTCGCGCTCTTCAGCCTCCAGAAAGGCCCGGGGGCAGCGGCCCTGCCCGAGGGGGTGATCGACCTGGGGCCGCACCTGGCCGACATGGCCGACACGGCTGCGGCGATCGCCCACCTGGATCTGGTGATCACCGTGGATACCTCCGTGGCCCACCTGGCGGGCGCCCTCGGGAAACCGGTGTGGATTCTCCTGGCCCACAACCCCGACTGGCGCTGGCTGCGCGATCGCGACGATAGTCCCTGGTACGCTTCGGCGCGGTTGTTTCGGCAGCCGGCCTTTGGGGACTGGCCGGGGGCGGTGCAAAGGGTGCGAGGGGCGCTGGACGAAGCCTTGGCAAAGCGCCAGGCTCCCCAGGTCTTGGCCGGGACCGTGGAGGAGCTGGGGGCGATCGCCTGGCAGTATTGGCAGCGGGGCGACTTTGGGCTGGCGGAGCGGGTGTGCCGACAGGTGCTGGCCCAGCGCCCGGATGAGCCCCGGATTTTGGAGCTGCTGGGCACCCTGCGCTGTCAGCAAGGGGACGTGGTGGAGGGAGAAAGCCACCTGCGACGGGCGATCGCCCTCCAGCCGGATTTTGCAGCGGCCCACGGCAACCTGGCCAACGCCCTCAAGGAACAGGGGCGCCTAGAAGAAGCGATCGCCCACTACGCGCAGGCGGTCTCTCTCAAGCCGGACTACGCCGAGGCCTACGGCAACTGGGGGCTGGCGCTCCAGGCCCTCCAGCGCCTCGACGAGGCGATCGCCGTCGGTCAGCGGGCCGTCGAGCTCCAACCCCAGTTTGCTGAGGGCTGGGTGAGTCTGGGGGTGGCCTACCAGGCCCAGCAGGACTATTCCCAGGCGATCGCCCACTACGAGCGCGCTCTGGCCCTGGATCCTCAACACCTCCGCGCCCGCTACAACCTCGGCGTCATCGCCCAAGACCACGGGGACTTGGCCACGGCGATCGCCCACTATCGCCACACCGTCGCCCTCCAGCCCAGCTTTGCCGAGGGGCAATTTGCCATCGCCTTTGCGCTGCTGCTCCAGGGGGATTTGGTGGCGGGCTTTCGGGCCTACGAGTGGCGCTGGAAGCTGGCAGGCTGGCCGCCACGGGAGTTTGCGCAGCCGGAGTGGGACGGCAGCCCGCTCAGCGGCAAAACGATTTTGCTCCACGCAGAGCAGGGACTGGGCGACACGATCCAGTTTGTGCGCTTCGCCCGCCAGGTCAAAGCTCGGGGCGGCCGGGTCCTCTTGGAGTGTCCCCCCAGCCTCAAGCGGCTGCTGACGGGGGTGGCAGGGCTAGATGCGGTGCTGTCCGAGGGCGATCGCTGGCCGGACTTTGACCTGCACGCGCCGCTGCTGAGCCTGCCCCGGATGCTGGGTACTCGCCTGGAGACGATCCCGGCGGAGGTGCCCTACCTGCAAGCCGCCCCAGAGGACGGCCCCCGCCTGAGCGGAAGCGGCTACCGCGTGGGCATCGTGTGGGGCGGCAGCGACATTCACCGCCGCAACCGCCAGCGCTCCTGCCCGCTGCGAGAGTTTCAGGCGCTGTTCGAGCTGGCGGGCACCACCTGGTACAGCCTCCAAAAAGGCCCCCAAACCCAGGACTTGCAGGTGCTGGGGGACGCGCGGATCGAAAACGTGGGCGATCGCTGCCAGGACATGGCCGACACCGCCGCCGCGATCGCCCAGCTGGATCTGGTGATCACCGTGGACACCTCCGTGGCTCACCTGGCGGGCGCCCTGGGCAAGCCGGTCTGGATTTTGCTGTCCTACGCGGCGGACTGGCGCTGGCTGCTGGAGCGGACCGACTGCCCCTGGTACCCCACGGCGCGTCTGTTTCGCCAGCCCAGTCCGGGGGACTGGGCGAGCGTCTTCCGGCAGGTGCACCAGGCCCTCAGCGACCAGATCCCGTCTGGTCAACCGGCAGCTCAACCAGCAGCGACGGCGGGCACCATGGCCCTGGCCCTGCACCAGTACCGAACCGGCCAGCTGGACCAGGCCGCCCAGATTTGCCACCAGATCTGCGATCAGGCCCCCAGCAGCGAAGCCCTGCACCTCCTGGGCCTGATCGCTCAGCAGCAAAATCGCCTGCCCGAAGCGCTCCAGTTCTATCAGCAGGGCCTGACCCTGGAGCCGGACAATCCCCGCCTGCACAACAACTTTGGCAATGTGCTGCGGGAGCTGGGCCAGATGCCAGCGGCGGTCCAGCACTACCAGCGGGCGATCGCCCTGGATCCCCGCTACGGCGAGGCCTACTGCAATCTCGGCTCCGTGCTCCACGCCCAGGAGCAGTTTGCCGCGGCGGTGACCCAGTATCGCCAGGCGCTCCAGCACAAGCCCAGCCTGCTGGAGGCCCACTACAACCTCGGCGCGGCCCTCCAGAAGCTCAATCAGTTTGATGCGGCCCTCGAATGCTATCAGCGGGCGATCGCCCTCCAGCCAGACGCGCCCCAGCCCTACCAAAACCTCGGCACCGCCCTCCAGGAACTCGGCCGCTACGAGGAGGCGATCGCGGCCTACCAGCAGGCGATCGCCCTGGACCCGGCCTTGGCCGACGCTTTTTATAATTTGGGCAATGGGCAGATGGAGCAGGGCAAGCTCCAGGAGGCGATCGCGGCGTTCGATCGCGCCCTCATCCTGCGGCCCGACTACGCCGACGCCCACTTTGGCAAAGCCCTCGCCCTCTTTTTGGGCGGCGACTTGGCAGCGGGCTTTGCAGAGTACGAGTGGCGCTGGCAGCGCTGGGTCGAGGAAGGCCAGCCGCCCACGGCCTTTGCCCAGCCCCGCTGGGACGGCCAAGACCTCCAGGGCAAAACCATCCTGCTGCACTCAGAGCAGGGGTTCGGCGACGCGATTCAGTTCATTCGCTACGCGCCCCTGGTCAAGGCCCTGGGCGGCCGCGTCATCGCAGGCTGCAAGCCGCCGCTCCGGCGCCTGTTCGCCACCGTGCCCGGCGTAGACCAGGTGCTCACCGAGGGCGATCGCGTGCCGTCCTTTGACCTGTACTGTCCCTTGCTCAGCCTGCCGCGAGTCCTGGGCACCACCCTGGCGACGATTCCGGCCCAGGTGCCCTACGTGGCGGCGCCGCCGCCCCCGGTCGAGCTGCCTATCAGTGGGGCCTACCGAGTGGGGATCGTGTGGGCCGGCAGCCCCACCCACCGCAAGGACCGCAGCCGATCCTGCCCGCTGGAGGAGTTTCTGCCGCTTTTCGAGCTGCCGGGCACCGAGTGGTACAGCCTGCAAAAGGGCGATCGCGCGGCCGATCTGGCAGGATTTCGCCATCAGGTGACCGATTTGGGCCAATATTGCCAAGATTTCGCTGATACGGCAGCCCTGATCGCGCAGCTGGACCTGGTGATCAGCGTGGATACGTCGGTGGCGCACCTGGCGGGCGCTCTGGGCAAGCCGGTGTGGGTGCTGCTGGCCACCAATCCGGACTGGCGCTGGCTCCTGGAGCGCGCCGACTCGCCCTGGTACCCGACCGCGCGGCTGTTTCGCCAGCGCCGCTGGGGAGCGTGGCGGCCCGTGTTTGCCCAGGTGGCCCAGGCCCTGGGATCGCAGCTTGCCGGGGGCGCTACCAGCGGCAGTAGGGCATCGAGACCAAATTCGCGTTGA
- a CDS encoding CYTH domain-containing protein: protein MPKEIERKFLVKNDAWRAIAVGVPYCQGYLSCDVGATVRVRRVGDRGYLTVKGPTQGVIRLEYEYPIPVAEAEEMLQRLCLRPLIEKVRHKVVLDGVVWEIDEFGGENAGLIVAEVELVTEDHPLTLPEWIGEEVSHDPRYFNANLVSMPYCRW from the coding sequence ATGCCCAAGGAAATCGAGCGCAAATTTTTGGTCAAAAACGACGCCTGGCGGGCGATCGCCGTCGGGGTTCCTTACTGCCAGGGCTACCTGTCCTGCGACGTGGGCGCCACGGTGCGGGTGCGCCGGGTGGGCGATCGCGGCTATCTCACGGTCAAAGGGCCGACCCAGGGCGTGATTCGCCTGGAGTACGAGTATCCGATTCCGGTGGCCGAAGCCGAAGAAATGCTTCAGCGTCTGTGCCTGCGGCCCCTGATCGAAAAGGTGCGCCACAAAGTCGTCCTCGATGGCGTGGTGTGGGAAATTGACGAATTCGGCGGCGAGAATGCGGGGCTGATCGTGGCCGAAGTGGAGCTCGTCACCGAAGACCATCCCCTGACTTTGCCGGAGTGGATCGGCGAAGAAGTCTCCCACGACCCGCGCTACTTCAACGCGAATTTGGTCTCGATGCCCTACTGCCGCTGGTAG
- a CDS encoding DUF4168 domain-containing protein, translated as MDIQAIRAVLKGFGSWMWAAGLAIALWLSPLAPATAQTLAPAPAPEPTASAPHNGTLSSGDIPSEKVSQFVRAYLAVVSLVEAREGELQSAETEVEYQRLAQAIHTEAMATIRSADLTPQEYLQLLELAKVDPDFGERIATQLQEAIN; from the coding sequence ATGGATATTCAAGCGATTCGAGCCGTGCTCAAGGGTTTTGGCAGCTGGATGTGGGCCGCTGGCTTGGCGATCGCCCTTTGGCTCAGCCCCCTGGCCCCGGCAACTGCCCAGACCCTGGCCCCCGCCCCTGCGCCCGAACCCACCGCCAGCGCCCCCCACAACGGCACCCTCAGCTCTGGGGACATCCCCTCAGAGAAGGTCAGCCAGTTTGTGCGGGCCTATCTGGCGGTGGTCAGCCTGGTGGAGGCCCGCGAAGGCGAGCTGCAGAGCGCCGAAACCGAGGTGGAATATCAGCGCTTGGCCCAGGCCATCCACACCGAAGCCATGGCCACGATTCGGAGCGCCGATCTGACGCCCCAGGAGTACTTGCAGCTGCTGGAGCTGGCCAAAGTGGACCCGGACTTTGGGGAGCGCATCGCAACGCAACTTCAAGAAGCGATCAATTAA
- the psaI gene encoding photosystem I reaction center subunit VIII encodes MAASFLPSILVPLVGLVFPAVAMAFLFLYIEREDAAGI; translated from the coding sequence ATGGCAGCTTCCTTTTTGCCCTCTATTCTCGTTCCTCTAGTTGGCCTGGTTTTCCCCGCTGTTGCCATGGCCTTCCTGTTTCTGTACATCGAGCGCGAAGACGCAGCTGGCATCTAA
- a CDS encoding response regulator transcription factor produces MAGGETQAYGPLSERELQIVELVANGLTNQEIAEALEISKRTVDNHISNILTKTSTDNRVALVRWALQWGKVCLNDVNCCVLPSPEDETIA; encoded by the coding sequence ATGGCGGGGGGCGAGACTCAAGCCTACGGTCCGCTATCAGAGCGGGAATTGCAGATCGTTGAGCTAGTGGCCAACGGTCTGACCAATCAGGAAATTGCTGAGGCGCTGGAGATTAGCAAGCGCACCGTGGATAACCACATCAGCAACATTTTGACCAAGACGAGCACCGACAACCGGGTGGCGCTGGTGCGCTGGGCGCTGCAGTGGGGCAAGGTTTGCCTGAACGATGTGAACTGCTGCGTGCTGCCATCGCCAGAGGACGAAACCATCGCATAG
- a CDS encoding carbohydrate kinase, producing the protein MSHPRVLCLGEILFDNLANQPGRSLEAVESWTPYPGGAPANVACGLVKLGTSAGFIGCVGEDAAGNALVQLLQEVGVDSSGVQRYPSAPTRSVYVVRSERGDRSFAGFSDRATPEAQRPDLFADAYLQADRLSEAAFENADFLVLGTLELAYPQSAEAIERALSLAERHYVKVLLDVNWRPMFWPDPAVAIGRIQALLKRVDFLKLSEEEATWLFDTTDPGAIDHRLGDLEGVLVTAGEHGCAYCLGDNEGTFPVFPVESEDTTGAGDSFVAGFLHQVCQHGLQFLSDPAQARQVVAYASAAGALTTTRAGAIAAQPTAQEVEAFLYLHANLVAS; encoded by the coding sequence GTGAGTCACCCTCGGGTTTTGTGTCTGGGCGAAATTTTGTTTGACAATTTGGCGAATCAGCCGGGGCGATCGCTGGAGGCCGTAGAATCTTGGACGCCCTATCCCGGCGGAGCGCCCGCCAATGTCGCCTGCGGCTTGGTCAAGCTCGGGACCTCGGCGGGATTCATTGGCTGTGTGGGCGAGGATGCGGCGGGCAATGCCCTGGTCCAGCTGCTCCAGGAAGTGGGGGTCGACAGCAGCGGCGTGCAGCGCTACCCCAGCGCCCCCACGCGATCGGTGTACGTGGTGCGCTCCGAACGGGGCGATCGCAGCTTTGCGGGCTTTAGCGATCGCGCGACTCCCGAAGCCCAGCGCCCTGACCTTTTTGCGGACGCCTACCTGCAAGCGGATCGCCTGTCCGAGGCCGCTTTCGAAAACGCGGATTTCCTGGTGCTAGGGACCCTGGAGCTGGCCTACCCCCAGAGTGCCGAGGCCATCGAGCGCGCCCTGAGCTTGGCGGAGCGCCACTATGTGAAAGTGCTGCTGGACGTGAACTGGCGGCCCATGTTCTGGCCCGACCCGGCGGTGGCGATCGGCCGTATCCAGGCACTGCTCAAGCGGGTGGACTTCCTCAAGCTCTCCGAAGAAGAGGCGACCTGGCTGTTTGACACCACCGATCCGGGGGCGATCGACCACCGGCTGGGCGACCTCGAAGGCGTGCTGGTCACGGCGGGCGAACACGGCTGCGCCTACTGCCTGGGCGACAACGAAGGGACGTTCCCGGTGTTTCCAGTCGAGTCGGAGGACACCACCGGCGCGGGCGACAGCTTTGTGGCGGGCTTCCTGCACCAGGTTTGTCAGCACGGCCTGCAATTTTTGAGCGATCCGGCCCAGGCGCGCCAGGTGGTGGCCTACGCCAGCGCCGCCGGTGCCCTGACGACCACACGGGCCGGGGCGATCGCCGCCCAGCCGACCGCCCAAGAGGTGGAAGCTTTCCTGTACCTGCACGCCAACCTGGTCGCCAGCTAA
- the hisS gene encoding histidine--tRNA ligase, with the protein MSSIQALRGTRDILPEEVGYWQWVEATARDILGRAAYQEIRTPIFEQTSLFERGIGEATDVVGKEMYTFSDRGDRSITLRPEGTAGVVRSYIEHSLHAQGGVQRLWYTGPMFRYERPQAGRQRQFHQLGVEVLGSRDPRADAEVIAIATAILQALGLKNLRLALNSVGSRADRQAYRGALVDYLTPYKDELDPDSQDRLTRNPLRILDSKDPRTQAIAQDAPSILDHLSEDSQRHFDRVQQSLTDLGIDFWLNSRLVRGLDYYTHTAFEIQSDDLGAQATVCGGGRYDGLVSELGGPETAAVGWAIGLERLTLLLQQIHAQPKAALDFYVVSRGDRAEPAALTLAHQLRQAQFKVDLDLSGSAFGKQFKRADRSGAVACLILGDAEADAGTVQVKWLGSGEQEAVAQGDLLAQAEAWHQRLAAARA; encoded by the coding sequence ATGAGTTCGATTCAAGCACTACGGGGCACGCGCGATATCCTCCCCGAGGAGGTTGGCTATTGGCAGTGGGTCGAGGCGACGGCCCGTGACATACTGGGTCGAGCGGCCTATCAGGAAATTCGGACGCCCATTTTTGAGCAGACCTCGCTGTTTGAACGCGGCATTGGCGAGGCCACCGATGTGGTGGGCAAGGAAATGTACACCTTTAGCGATCGCGGCGATCGCTCGATTACGCTGCGGCCCGAGGGCACGGCGGGGGTTGTGCGCTCCTACATCGAGCACAGCCTCCACGCCCAGGGAGGCGTGCAGCGCCTATGGTACACCGGGCCGATGTTTCGCTACGAGCGGCCCCAGGCAGGGCGACAGCGCCAGTTTCATCAGCTCGGGGTCGAGGTGCTGGGCAGCCGGGATCCCCGCGCCGACGCCGAGGTGATCGCGATCGCCACGGCGATCCTGCAAGCCCTCGGCCTCAAGAATCTTCGCCTCGCCCTCAACTCCGTCGGCAGCCGAGCCGACCGCCAGGCCTACCGAGGCGCCCTGGTGGACTACCTGACGCCCTACAAGGACGAGCTGGACCCCGATTCCCAAGATCGCCTCACTCGCAATCCGCTGCGCATCCTCGACAGCAAGGATCCGCGCACCCAGGCGATCGCCCAGGACGCCCCCAGCATTCTCGACCACCTCAGCGAGGACTCCCAGCGCCACTTCGACCGGGTGCAGCAGAGCCTGACGGATTTGGGCATCGACTTCTGGCTCAATTCGCGTCTGGTGCGCGGCCTGGACTACTACACCCACACGGCCTTCGAAATTCAGTCGGACGATCTGGGTGCCCAGGCGACGGTGTGCGGCGGCGGCCGCTACGATGGGCTGGTTTCGGAGCTGGGCGGCCCCGAGACGGCGGCGGTGGGCTGGGCCATCGGCCTGGAGCGCCTCACTCTGCTGCTCCAGCAAATTCACGCCCAGCCCAAGGCGGCTCTGGACTTTTATGTGGTGTCGCGGGGCGATCGCGCTGAGCCTGCGGCTCTCACCCTGGCGCACCAGCTGCGTCAGGCCCAGTTTAAGGTGGATCTCGACCTCAGCGGCAGCGCCTTTGGCAAACAGTTCAAGCGGGCCGATCGCAGCGGGGCGGTGGCCTGCCTGATTTTGGGGGATGCAGAAGCAGACGCCGGGACGGTCCAGGTCAAGTGGCTGGGCAGCGGCGAACAAGAAGCCGTCGCCCAAGGCGATCTTCTGGCCCAGGCGGAGGCCTGGCATCAGCGCCTGGCTGCGGCCCGCGCCTAG